The sequence CGTCACAGTCCGCCGTGCCCGTGGCGCAGCGCACCTCGTACGGGGGGCCTTCCGTGCAGGTGGACTCGTTGCCCAGCGCGTCGCGCGCGGCCACGAAGACGCGGTGGCTGTTGCCATTGGCGAACGGCATCGTCGCGCTGAAGCGGCCCTCCGCGTCCGCGAACACCGTCTTCGCCGGCGTCCCCGTGCAGGCGACGTCGATGAAGATGCCCACCTCGGAGCCAGGCTCGGCCGTGCCCGTCACCGTGAGCTGGCGGCCGGTGCTCGTGTACTGCCACTTCGTGTCGATGATGACCGGCCCCGGGGGCGGTGTGCTGTCGTTCTGGTACTCGAGGTTGTTGGAGCAGGCGGACGGCGGCTGCTCTTCACCGTAGGGGCCGCTCGTGCCCGTGCTCTTCAGCCGCGCGGACATGGTCAGCTTCGCGTCCTTCGCCACCGTCGCCTGGTAGGAGAAGGCGCCCGTGGAGTCCGCCGTCACCACCGCGTCCGCCGTGCCCTGGCAGTTGGCGCGCTGGAAGAGCTCCACGGTGGCGCGCGCGGTGGCGCGTCCGTCGAAGATGGGCTGCAGGCTGAGCCCAGGCGAGCCCGGCCGCGTGCGCAGCAGCACCGGCGCCGTCTGGTTGTTGCCCGGCAGCTCCACCGTGGGGCTGCAGCTGGAGGCATTGCCGGCGTCGTCATACGCGCGCACCGAGTACGTGCCGCTCGGCGAGTCTCCGACGGGCATCTCGCAGGAGGAGCCGGTGTCCACCGGCATCGTCCCCAGGTCAGTGCCCGAGCAGCCCGGGCCGCTGTAGACGCGCACCGTGGCGCCGGGCTCCGCCTCGATGGTGAGCACCTGGTTGCCGCTCGGAGACCAGGTCACCACCGGCGTCTCCGGCGCGGTGCGGTCCACGAGGACGGTGCTGCCCACGCGCTCGTTGTTGTCCTCGTTGCTCTCCTGCACGCTGAAGGACGGGTCCACCTCGGCGAGGAGGGTGTAGCGCCCCTCGCGCATGGACGGGGCGGTGACGAAGGCCCACACGTCCGCGCACTCGCCGGCCAGCGGGCCGCCTCGGGGGCTCGTCGCGAGCAGGCGGTCCGTGGGGTCCACCGTGTTGTCGCTGGAGAGGTAGAAGGACACCTCCGTCATGGCGAAGCCGGTGCCCGCGTTGCAGACGCGCGCCTGCACCTTCTGCGAGCCCGCCCCCAGGGACGAGGGGCCTGTCAGGGAGGTGATGTGGAAGTCCGGCTTGCCGGAGCCCGTCCCCGGGTCCGAGGGGTCGGGCCAGTTGGTGGAGGGGTCGTCCCAGTCCGAATAGTCATCGGTGGGGGGCTCAATGACACAGCCTACGAGGCTCCCCGCGAGCGCGAGTGCCCACCAGCGCCTTGCTTGCATGACTGTTGCCTTGGGGAGCCAGGGGTGGTCCGGCCTTGGGGATGATGCGGTGGCTCCGCCGAGTCCCTGGACGGGCGGTGGTGCGGTTTATTCACGGAATTGAAATGGCCCTGGCCGGGGTAGGTTTCGCGGTGCATGGCCTCCCACCCACGTGTCCTCCTCCTGGCTGAGCGGTTCCCTCCGGATATCGGGGGCCTGGCTCGCAGTGGGGCTCGCACGGCGGGCTCGCTGGTGAAGCTGGGAGCGCAGGTGGACGTGTTGGCGTGGACTCGTACCGCGGCGCCGGGTTCCCTTCAGACGGTGGACGATGCGGGCTCCGTCACGCCGTTCGCCCGGGGCGTCACGCTGCACCGGCTGGGGCTGTTCGGGAGCACGGACCTGTCCATGCAGCACACGCTGGATGTGCTCGGGTACCTGCATGCGAAGCGGCGGTTCGATTTGGTGTGGGGGCACTACCTGTCTCCGCCCGGGTTCCTGGCCGTCGTGTTCGCGGAGTCCGCGGGGATTGCGTCCACGGTGAGTGCTCGGGGCAATGACGTGGACCAGCTCATGTTTCCTCCCGGGGACTTCGCGCGGCTGTTGTGGACGTTGCAGCGCGCGGACGTGCTCACCGCGGCCTCGGCGGACCTCGGGCGGAAGATGAGCATGCTTCTGGGGAGGGACCCGGGCGTGGAGGTCATCCCCAACGCGGTGGACACGGAGGTGTTCTCTCCGGGCCCCGCGGACCCGGCGCTGCGGGCGCGGCTGGGGATTGCTCCGGACGAGGTGGTGCTGGGGTTCTCCGGAGAGCTGCGGCACAAGAAGGGGCTGCCGTTCCTGCTGTCCGCGCTCACGGAGGTGCGGCGCTCGCGGCCCGCGTGCCTGCTCATCATTGGCGAGGTGAGGCCTCGGGACGCGGAGCACCTGGTGGCGTTTCGCGCGGAGCATCCGGAGGACGCGGCGCGGTTGCTCATCTCCGGGCCGCTCGACACGCCCGAGGCGATTGCGGCGCATCTGCGTGTCTGTGATTTGTATTTGCAGCCGTCGCTCTGGGAGGGAATGCCCAATGCGTTGCTGGAGGCCATGGCGTGTGCCCGGCCGGTGATTGCCAGTGACGCGGGTGGAATTCCCGAGGCCGTGGACCATGGGCGCAATGGGTTCATCGTGCC comes from Pyxidicoccus parkwaysis and encodes:
- a CDS encoding Ig-like domain-containing protein, which encodes MQARRWWALALAGSLVGCVIEPPTDDYSDWDDPSTNWPDPSDPGTGSGKPDFHITSLTGPSSLGAGSQKVQARVCNAGTGFAMTEVSFYLSSDNTVDPTDRLLATSPRGGPLAGECADVWAFVTAPSMREGRYTLLAEVDPSFSVQESNEDNNERVGSTVLVDRTAPETPVVTWSPSGNQVLTIEAEPGATVRVYSGPGCSGTDLGTMPVDTGSSCEMPVGDSPSGTYSVRAYDDAGNASSCSPTVELPGNNQTAPVLLRTRPGSPGLSLQPIFDGRATARATVELFQRANCQGTADAVVTADSTGAFSYQATVAKDAKLTMSARLKSTGTSGPYGEEQPPSACSNNLEYQNDSTPPPGPVIIDTKWQYTSTGRQLTVTGTAEPGSEVGIFIDVACTGTPAKTVFADAEGRFSATMPFANGNSHRVFVAARDALGNESTCTEGPPYEVRCATGTADCDGNPANGCEVNLTTDENNCSACGTTCQDNAYAQGVCVAAKCGNTCEPGWYDCDGNVANGCESNYACQATTCTIDRPSELMVTALSVVEDPVRTAPGGAWNFGTLMKEMAGGQDPSPMVRAWLKTWLTKQVVNGLELPARPELQTKVLGPWEQRSGGASKPLDFSKAPFRLLAIVNRMDLRHPGTQAGEGRFIFGVLDANGAPLEFTIILEYALPGGSTADIQAWANDWHELGKVKVGSAGYNAKLQALTDRFSKAGVMTGRTAGSALNQIRTNEITLAEPWEMREFNLTSQGLLPATVKLTPASFYENTATLASYINQNEADILAERHTVPDKLNGTPFLGAMARTPLDFFWRAPNVNTEARHKFSINTCSGCHAGETQTEFLHVSPRVAGKAAALSPYLKGTTVTDPVTHATRVFDDLGRRAEDLKALVCPSATQLKSGGIAPSNLPPARVH
- a CDS encoding glycosyltransferase; amino-acid sequence: MASHPRVLLLAERFPPDIGGLARSGARTAGSLVKLGAQVDVLAWTRTAAPGSLQTVDDAGSVTPFARGVTLHRLGLFGSTDLSMQHTLDVLGYLHAKRRFDLVWGHYLSPPGFLAVVFAESAGIASTVSARGNDVDQLMFPPGDFARLLWTLQRADVLTAASADLGRKMSMLLGRDPGVEVIPNAVDTEVFSPGPADPALRARLGIAPDEVVLGFSGELRHKKGLPFLLSALTEVRRSRPACLLIIGEVRPRDAEHLVAFRAEHPEDAARLLISGPLDTPEAIAAHLRVCDLYLQPSLWEGMPNALLEAMACARPVIASDAGGIPEAVDHGRNGFIVPKALLNHLGQACLDVLSLPPEHRAALGTSARQRIEAGFQSEAEAEVLRRVLARAIPKASS